A stretch of Terriglobia bacterium DNA encodes these proteins:
- a CDS encoding IS3 family transposase codes for MQGSLSIERMCELMRVSRTSFYRCLQQREPQEESMEVRSAIQRVALEHRKRYGYRRVTAELRRRGMPLNHKRVARIMREDNLLAVRRKQFVTTTDSNHALEIHLNLARRMTPTAVNQLWVADITYIRLLNEFVYLALVLDGFSRKVVGWKLDRTLASRLATDALESAIAARKPLPGLVHHSDRGIQYASGEYVAILRKHEMVPSMSRPANPYDNASCESFIKTLKREEIYANEYQSMEHLHDHVEEFIEQYYNIEQYYNQVRLHSALGYRSPEEFEEQAGRENSLTTTSATVRFFSPTGEKASTVLLREGTQTPSLPQTPTLLEESTG; via the coding sequence ATGCAAGGCAGCCTGAGTATCGAGCGCATGTGCGAGTTGATGAGAGTCAGCCGGACCAGCTTTTACCGTTGTCTACAACAGCGCGAACCGCAGGAAGAGAGCATGGAAGTGCGATCTGCGATCCAACGGGTGGCATTGGAGCATCGTAAGCGCTACGGCTATCGGAGAGTGACAGCCGAGTTGAGGCGCCGCGGGATGCCGCTCAACCACAAACGGGTAGCGCGGATTATGCGCGAGGACAACCTGCTGGCGGTCAGACGCAAGCAGTTCGTGACCACCACGGATTCCAACCACGCGCTGGAGATCCATCTGAACCTGGCGAGGCGGATGACGCCGACCGCAGTCAACCAGCTCTGGGTGGCTGACATCACCTACATCCGCCTGCTAAACGAGTTCGTCTACCTGGCGCTAGTGTTGGATGGATTCTCGCGCAAGGTGGTGGGCTGGAAGCTAGACCGCACGCTGGCTAGCCGTCTGGCAACGGACGCGCTGGAGTCAGCGATCGCAGCAAGGAAGCCGCTGCCAGGGCTGGTGCACCACTCCGATCGTGGCATTCAGTATGCCTCCGGAGAGTACGTTGCTATCCTGCGAAAGCACGAGATGGTGCCGAGCATGAGCCGGCCGGCGAACCCCTACGACAACGCGAGCTGCGAGAGTTTCATCAAGACGCTGAAGCGTGAAGAGATTTACGCAAACGAGTACCAAAGCATGGAGCACTTGCACGATCATGTCGAGGAGTTCATTGAGCAGTATTACAACATTGAGCAGTATTACAACCAAGTGCGCTTGCACTCTGCTTTGGGTTATCGCTCACCGGAAGAATTTGAAGAACAAGCGGGGCGAGAAAATTCATTGACAACAACAAGTGCTACAGTAAGATTTTTCTCGCCAACAGGGGAAAAGGCTTCTACGGTGCTGCTGAGAGAAGGGACTCAAACGCCGTCCCTTCCCCAGACCCCTACCCTGCTTGAAGAATCAACAGGATGA
- a CDS encoding transposase — MGKRVGRYPEAFRRMAVERMRNCANISALARELEIDRTVLYHWQRLAGEQGTDSTATSPVRELRKQVRDLKRLLAEKTLEVDFFKGALQKIEARRRSGSDSGETASTTKSGR, encoded by the coding sequence GTGGGCAAACGAGTGGGGAGGTATCCGGAAGCGTTCCGCCGCATGGCGGTGGAGCGAATGAGGAACTGCGCCAACATAAGTGCGCTGGCGCGGGAATTGGAGATTGATCGCACGGTGCTGTATCACTGGCAGAGGCTAGCCGGAGAACAAGGGACAGACTCAACAGCGACGTCTCCAGTGCGCGAGCTGCGCAAGCAGGTAAGGGATTTGAAGCGGCTGCTGGCGGAAAAGACGCTGGAAGTTGATTTTTTCAAAGGTGCCTTGCAAAAAATCGAGGCTCGACGCCGGAGCGGAAGCGACTCTGGCGAGACGGCATCTACGACCAAATCCGGGAGATGA
- a CDS encoding TrbI/VirB10 family protein produces MNRNEENGFRGTQVVEEPSEQITSGPPPSENGSAPYVPQKDKAKPSLKDNGRLLVIGAGIVLVLLLLAFNGISRRSSPTTKTSTANGKQSQSQSPNLVHAPSMTPILDTGRSPAQDTDGNLVNPDQIARTATKQAKPSPGTNLGSVRPFDGTQPWQPAPFQPRSQPADAGASPAAPAEAAEIRSEHDAMDKASLVFVRNSPSSTSNARPPDTAAGIDWDLGVAPGTRLRARLESAVSTAVRTPVVAVIEYNYEQNGEIVVPAGAKAFGHLETADRSGYVGIRFDSLLMPDGSSVGFEAAATDLQLRPLRGKVEGKHTGKNILVRSFAGVGEIAATLVGRGSLNQPLSEGDLLRDRVSNNIGQASDQTVANLALTEHVVVSVPADTEIYVILQKQVKENVQTPRLQSPPQATNQPSIEELRQLMQLQRELNQTTTKAGPE; encoded by the coding sequence ATGAATCGAAACGAAGAGAACGGATTCCGTGGAACCCAAGTTGTAGAAGAGCCATCCGAGCAGATCACCAGCGGCCCTCCACCGAGTGAAAACGGCAGCGCGCCCTATGTGCCGCAGAAAGACAAGGCAAAGCCGTCATTGAAAGACAATGGTCGGTTGTTGGTGATTGGAGCAGGCATTGTCCTGGTGCTCCTGCTGCTGGCGTTCAATGGCATTTCCCGGCGGTCCTCGCCGACGACGAAGACCTCAACGGCAAACGGCAAGCAGTCACAATCGCAATCCCCGAATCTGGTTCATGCGCCAAGCATGACACCTATTTTGGATACGGGCCGGTCGCCTGCGCAGGACACCGATGGCAACCTGGTCAATCCAGACCAGATCGCACGCACCGCGACCAAACAGGCAAAGCCGAGTCCCGGGACAAACCTCGGCAGTGTGCGACCATTTGATGGCACGCAACCCTGGCAGCCGGCGCCGTTCCAGCCCCGATCTCAGCCTGCGGACGCTGGTGCAAGCCCGGCTGCGCCCGCCGAGGCTGCTGAAATCCGGAGCGAGCACGATGCGATGGACAAGGCATCTCTGGTGTTTGTGAGGAACAGTCCATCTTCTACATCGAACGCAAGACCGCCGGACACTGCCGCAGGCATTGACTGGGACCTTGGAGTGGCGCCCGGTACGAGATTGCGGGCCAGACTTGAATCTGCCGTCAGCACTGCCGTTCGGACTCCGGTCGTCGCAGTCATCGAATACAACTACGAACAGAACGGCGAGATCGTAGTGCCCGCTGGAGCGAAAGCGTTCGGACATCTCGAAACTGCCGACCGATCAGGTTATGTTGGAATCCGCTTTGACTCTCTATTGATGCCCGATGGATCTTCAGTAGGCTTTGAAGCCGCTGCGACCGATCTTCAGCTTCGGCCCCTGCGAGGCAAGGTCGAGGGTAAGCACACCGGAAAGAACATCCTCGTGCGTTCGTTCGCGGGAGTTGGTGAGATTGCTGCCACCCTGGTGGGGCGAGGCAGCCTCAATCAGCCATTAAGCGAAGGAGATCTGCTGCGCGACAGAGTCAGCAACAATATCGGACAGGCATCCGACCAAACTGTGGCAAATCTGGCGCTTACAGAACACGTTGTGGTTTCGGTGCCTGCTGACACAGAAATCTACGTGATCTTGCAGAAGCAGGTAAAGGAGAATGTTCAAACCCCGCGCCTACAGTCGCCACCGCAGGCCACAAACCAGCCGAGCATCGAAGAATTGCGGCAATTGATGCAACTACAGCGTGAGTTGAACCAGACGACAACAAAGGCAGGGCCGGAATAG
- a CDS encoding lytic transglycosylase domain-containing protein — protein MKTAWLLLTLLFALPCWAATRNASRQEAEYYVAAYAQHYGVPVEFVRALVEQESDWHRCAISRKGAAGLMQLMPDTARKLNVQDRCDLKQNVSGGVRHLARLMTKFHGDLRLVAAAYYAGEHVIEIRGLQYANPDVVAYVASIRQRVERERNLRSVNVQRTPGRTR, from the coding sequence ATGAAAACGGCCTGGCTACTGCTGACTCTGCTTTTCGCTTTGCCGTGTTGGGCTGCAACGCGCAACGCATCCAGGCAAGAAGCAGAGTACTACGTTGCTGCCTACGCCCAGCACTATGGTGTTCCGGTTGAATTTGTCCGTGCATTGGTCGAGCAAGAGTCAGATTGGCACAGGTGCGCCATTTCCAGAAAAGGAGCTGCTGGCCTGATGCAGCTCATGCCGGATACCGCCAGAAAGCTGAACGTGCAGGATCGTTGTGACTTGAAGCAAAACGTCTCCGGCGGGGTTCGCCACCTGGCGCGGCTGATGACAAAGTTCCACGGAGACCTGAGACTGGTCGCAGCCGCATATTATGCGGGCGAACACGTAATTGAGATCCGTGGGCTTCAGTATGCGAACCCTGACGTTGTTGCTTATGTGGCGAGCATTCGCCAGCGGGTTGAGCGCGAGAGAAACTTACGGAGTGTGAATGTTCAACGCACTCCTGGGAGAACACGATGA
- a CDS encoding MoxR family ATPase, translating to MFSSPRQTLEALASVGYITDEITATIVYLAARLNKPILKEGPPGSGKTQLAYAVAEATGAEIERLQCYEGINEEKAIGKFDEPLQRLAVELRSRSGSVEWEALTQELHGEKFFSAGPLLRALGHSRRCVLLIDELDKVSQSFEAMLLELLSVWQLSIPKLGLIKAESIPFVVLTSNEERRIGDPLRRRSFYLRIDHPTPQREAKILQLRTPNQSAEFHRGMAGLAKALRGWSLEKPPSISEMLDLAQALEVLNEQRITPEMRDILLPLLAKTEADRRKLLLRDGWASLVYDAQQYSAEAVE from the coding sequence GTGTTTTCCTCACCCCGGCAAACATTGGAAGCCCTCGCATCGGTTGGATACATCACCGATGAGATAACCGCCACGATTGTGTATTTGGCTGCCCGCCTGAATAAGCCGATTTTGAAAGAGGGACCGCCGGGGAGCGGTAAAACGCAGCTGGCGTACGCAGTTGCAGAAGCTACCGGTGCTGAAATCGAACGTCTGCAGTGCTATGAAGGCATCAACGAGGAAAAAGCCATCGGCAAGTTCGACGAACCTTTGCAACGTCTTGCAGTTGAGTTGAGGTCGAGATCGGGATCGGTTGAATGGGAGGCCCTCACGCAGGAATTACATGGCGAAAAATTCTTCAGTGCTGGACCTCTTCTGCGTGCTCTTGGCCACTCCAGACGCTGCGTGTTATTGATAGATGAGCTGGATAAGGTTTCCCAATCTTTTGAGGCAATGCTGTTAGAGCTGCTTTCAGTCTGGCAGTTGAGCATACCGAAGCTCGGCCTGATCAAAGCGGAGAGCATCCCCTTCGTCGTATTGACCTCCAACGAGGAACGTAGGATCGGCGATCCTCTCCGGAGAAGAAGCTTCTATTTGCGGATTGACCACCCGACTCCACAGAGAGAAGCGAAGATTCTGCAGCTAAGAACGCCGAACCAAAGCGCTGAGTTCCACCGCGGTATGGCGGGCCTGGCAAAGGCATTGCGCGGCTGGAGCCTGGAGAAGCCCCCGTCAATCTCCGAAATGCTCGATCTGGCGCAGGCCCTCGAAGTCCTCAATGAGCAACGGATTACTCCCGAAATGCGAGACATTCTTTTGCCGCTTCTCGCCAAAACGGAGGCCGACAGACGAAAGCTCTTGTTGCGGGATGGATGGGCCAGTTTGGTTTATGACGCCCAACAATACAGCGCGGAGGCGGTCGAGTAA
- a CDS encoding site-specific integrase, protein MKGVHANLVPTDYFTPAEFKEIIDGTYAYGDWKGGRDFEHRGLRLRALILLMRWSGLSILDAVTLERQRLQRHRLLLYRHKTKVPVFVPLPLNVSTLLHELPNSNARYFFWSGNGDPHTAKKGWQRSLRRLFKTANLKTEDDQPKRCHPHMFRDTFAVELLLAGVPLDQVSLLLGHGSIKVTEKHYAPFVKARQQQLESSVRLAWPRSRQPQVRQQRVM, encoded by the coding sequence ATGAAAGGGGTTCATGCGAACCTTGTTCCTACCGACTACTTCACACCAGCTGAATTCAAGGAAATCATCGATGGTACGTATGCCTACGGCGATTGGAAAGGCGGGCGAGACTTTGAACATCGGGGGCTGCGCCTACGGGCACTGATTCTCCTGATGCGGTGGTCGGGGCTGTCAATTCTCGATGCAGTCACTTTGGAACGTCAACGGCTCCAGCGACATCGGCTGCTGCTGTATCGTCACAAGACGAAGGTTCCCGTCTTTGTGCCTCTTCCACTTAATGTCTCAACGTTGCTACATGAGCTTCCCAACTCTAACGCCCGCTATTTCTTTTGGAGCGGGAACGGAGATCCTCACACGGCCAAGAAAGGATGGCAGCGATCACTGCGCCGCCTTTTCAAGACGGCGAACCTGAAGACGGAGGATGATCAACCAAAGCGTTGCCATCCGCATATGTTCCGCGACACATTTGCCGTGGAGTTGTTGCTTGCTGGCGTCCCGCTCGACCAGGTATCGCTACTTCTAGGACACGGCAGTATCAAGGTGACCGAGAAGCATTACGCACCGTTCGTAAAGGCCAGGCAGCAGCAGCTTGAATCCAGTGTGCGATTGGCATGGCCTCGAAGCCGACAGCCTCAGGTGCGTCAGCAACGGGTCATGTAA
- a CDS encoding HipA domain-containing protein has product MNTVTALSAVQQIRRMRGGSQSQLMRASDGHFYITKFQGNPQHTRILANEFLASRLGSYLGLPMPEVALIEVSEWLVSNTPELRFDMAGLAIPCSSGLQLGSRYVADPERDMVFDYLPESLMERIRNLQDFARVLVLDKWAGNADGRQVVFTKPATARKYTAAFIDQGYCFNCSEWNFPDSPLRGVYARNFVYQHVTGWQSFEPVLTRAEEMDTAELWALTDGMPEEWWSRYGSADDLSRLIETLYQRRSSIRDLITAFRNSTRNPFPNWKA; this is encoded by the coding sequence ATGAACACCGTTACAGCTCTTTCCGCAGTGCAGCAGATTCGCCGGATGCGCGGCGGTTCACAGTCTCAGCTCATGCGCGCTTCCGATGGCCATTTCTACATCACTAAGTTTCAGGGAAACCCGCAGCACACCAGAATATTGGCGAATGAATTTCTTGCCAGCAGACTCGGTTCATATCTCGGTCTGCCCATGCCTGAAGTCGCGCTTATCGAAGTGTCCGAATGGCTGGTAAGCAATACCCCGGAGCTGCGCTTTGACATGGCTGGACTGGCGATTCCGTGCAGCAGTGGCTTACAACTCGGTTCGCGCTACGTGGCCGATCCTGAAAGGGACATGGTATTTGACTATCTGCCCGAGTCTCTGATGGAGAGAATCCGCAATCTGCAGGACTTCGCCCGTGTGCTGGTGCTGGACAAATGGGCCGGTAATGCCGATGGGCGCCAAGTGGTATTCACCAAACCAGCCACGGCCCGGAAGTACACGGCGGCGTTTATTGACCAGGGCTATTGCTTTAACTGTTCGGAGTGGAACTTTCCTGATTCTCCACTCAGGGGTGTCTATGCCCGCAATTTTGTCTATCAGCACGTAACAGGCTGGCAGTCCTTTGAACCTGTCCTCACCCGCGCCGAAGAGATGGACACGGCAGAGCTTTGGGCGCTCACTGATGGGATGCCGGAGGAGTGGTGGTCCCGTTACGGCTCAGCGGATGACCTGTCCCGCCTAATCGAAACTCTTTATCAGCGCCGGTCATCCATCCGCGACCTCATCACCGCATTCCGCAACTCCACCCGCAATCCCTTTCCCAACTGGAAGGCTTAG
- a CDS encoding ssDNA-binding domain-containing protein: protein MLVNSKDKIRSVRQAVWAGVELLASDIESGHPEVLSECLNAMARFHTYSFGNVLLISTQRPTATQVAGWRGWNELGRRIKQGEKGILIFAPILSEPKQPANADGNSSESSEPQHELLGFRQVRVWDVSQTEGEPIAASDLFSNLDLSEVLTKLTEFAANQEFQIEYSDKIAPARGTSYYGQIRLMPDMEAKETLSVLVRELALQMLYETKRRSFVTRDVLLREAKTVAFVVCNALSLETEPAENIQLYRGNKNLLAESLEVVQRTSAVILGALIPEDTQNGMAVQQ, encoded by the coding sequence ATGTTAGTTAATAGCAAAGACAAAATCAGAAGCGTTCGTCAGGCAGTTTGGGCGGGTGTTGAACTTTTAGCCAGTGACATCGAGTCAGGTCATCCCGAGGTGCTGTCCGAATGCCTCAACGCGATGGCACGTTTTCACACTTACAGCTTTGGCAATGTCCTTTTGATCTCAACTCAGCGACCCACAGCAACTCAAGTTGCGGGGTGGCGCGGTTGGAATGAGTTAGGCCGCAGAATCAAGCAGGGCGAGAAGGGCATTCTGATTTTTGCTCCCATCCTTTCAGAACCCAAGCAGCCAGCCAATGCAGACGGAAACAGCAGTGAAAGCTCAGAGCCACAACATGAATTGCTTGGCTTCCGTCAGGTGCGCGTTTGGGATGTATCGCAGACCGAAGGCGAGCCCATAGCAGCAAGTGATCTTTTCTCTAATCTTGACCTCTCGGAAGTGTTGACCAAGCTGACCGAGTTTGCCGCCAATCAGGAATTTCAGATTGAGTATTCGGACAAGATCGCGCCAGCGCGAGGAACTTCGTATTACGGTCAGATTCGCCTCATGCCTGACATGGAAGCGAAAGAGACTCTTTCCGTGCTGGTTCGGGAACTGGCCTTACAGATGTTGTATGAGACAAAGCGTCGCAGCTTTGTAACCCGCGATGTCCTGCTCAGGGAGGCAAAGACGGTTGCTTTTGTGGTTTGTAATGCTCTCAGTCTGGAAACCGAGCCAGCCGAAAACATCCAGCTCTATCGCGGCAATAAGAACCTGTTGGCGGAGAGCTTGGAAGTAGTGCAGCGCACGTCTGCTGTCATCCTTGGGGCACTCATCCCCGAGGATACACAGAACGGAATGGCGGTGCAGCAATGA